From Curtobacterium sp. SGAir0471, the proteins below share one genomic window:
- a CDS encoding glycoside hydrolase family 2 protein: protein MSTLDGMVAAPLSPLRPPSGLPRASDQDGTYPRPQMLRGAWADLDGTWSFRNTGDDPAWRTGFPDARDIVVPFPPESPASGIDEPGFHPVVWYARTITRAELDAAGYGDAAPRLLLHFGAVDHRARIWVDGQFIGEHEGGHTPFTLDVTEALGADPDSAHTLVVRAEDDPHDVTQPRGKQDWHEHPHAIWYRRTTGIWQTVWLEAVPTASIAGLRWTNVDHATMRLTVRLSGERPAGARVRVAARWHEGDEDLATVEAVVPVHAHEVEVVVPVARQQNGQAEDELVWSPETPRLVDAVVSLLPAEGPEPIDAVSSYFGVRTVGTDGGAFLLNGRAYDVRSVLNQGYWPESHLAAPSRQALRREVELIKELGFTAARNHQKIEDPRFLYWADRLGLLVWGEAPGAYAFSPLAVQRLVREWMDAVERDASHPSIVTWVPANESWGVQHVATDPAQQAYARSLADVTRALDPTRPVISNDGWEHTNSDIVTVHDYEGDGARLAATYADDAARTALLGGRGPADRRILVGGAVDEGQPVMLTEFGGVDFQPGAKREDGWGYTSAVDGDDWVARITALYDGVRASAFLAGSCWTQLTDTVQETNGLLHADRTPKVPIERIRAAVTGR, encoded by the coding sequence ATGAGCACGCTCGACGGCATGGTCGCCGCCCCACTGTCCCCGCTCCGTCCGCCCTCGGGACTCCCCCGCGCGTCCGACCAGGACGGCACGTACCCGCGCCCGCAGATGCTCCGCGGGGCGTGGGCCGACCTCGACGGGACGTGGTCGTTCCGGAACACGGGCGACGACCCGGCGTGGCGCACCGGGTTCCCCGACGCGCGGGACATCGTGGTGCCGTTCCCGCCCGAGTCGCCGGCGTCGGGCATCGACGAGCCCGGGTTCCACCCCGTGGTCTGGTACGCCCGGACGATCACCCGGGCCGAGCTCGACGCCGCCGGGTACGGCGACGCGGCACCGCGGCTCCTGCTGCACTTCGGCGCCGTCGACCACCGCGCGCGGATCTGGGTGGACGGGCAGTTCATCGGCGAGCACGAGGGTGGACACACCCCCTTCACGCTCGACGTGACCGAGGCCCTCGGCGCCGACCCGGACTCGGCGCACACCCTGGTCGTCCGTGCCGAGGACGACCCGCACGACGTCACCCAGCCGCGCGGCAAGCAGGACTGGCACGAGCACCCGCACGCGATCTGGTACCGCCGGACCACCGGGATCTGGCAGACGGTGTGGCTCGAGGCCGTCCCGACGGCGTCGATCGCGGGCCTGCGCTGGACCAACGTCGACCACGCGACGATGCGCCTCACCGTGCGGCTCTCCGGCGAGCGCCCCGCCGGCGCGCGCGTCCGGGTCGCCGCGCGCTGGCACGAGGGCGACGAGGACCTCGCCACGGTCGAGGCCGTCGTCCCGGTGCACGCGCACGAGGTCGAGGTCGTCGTGCCGGTCGCCCGGCAGCAGAACGGCCAGGCCGAGGACGAACTCGTCTGGTCGCCCGAGACCCCGCGCCTGGTGGACGCCGTCGTCAGCCTGCTCCCCGCCGAGGGACCCGAGCCCATCGACGCCGTCTCGAGCTACTTCGGCGTCCGCACCGTGGGCACCGACGGCGGGGCCTTCCTGCTGAACGGCCGCGCGTACGACGTCCGGAGCGTGCTCAACCAGGGCTACTGGCCGGAGTCGCACCTGGCGGCGCCGTCACGGCAGGCACTCCGCCGGGAGGTCGAGCTCATCAAGGAGCTCGGGTTCACCGCCGCACGGAACCACCAGAAGATCGAGGACCCGCGGTTCCTGTACTGGGCGGACCGGCTCGGGCTGCTCGTCTGGGGCGAGGCACCCGGCGCGTACGCGTTCTCCCCGCTCGCCGTGCAGCGACTGGTGCGGGAGTGGATGGACGCCGTCGAGCGCGACGCCTCGCACCCGTCGATCGTCACCTGGGTGCCGGCGAACGAGAGCTGGGGCGTGCAGCACGTCGCGACCGACCCCGCGCAGCAGGCCTACGCCCGGTCGCTCGCCGACGTCACCCGGGCGCTCGACCCCACCCGTCCGGTGATCTCGAACGACGGGTGGGAGCACACGAACTCGGACATCGTCACCGTGCACGACTACGAGGGCGACGGTGCCCGACTCGCAGCGACCTACGCCGACGACGCAGCACGCACGGCGCTGCTCGGCGGACGCGGTCCGGCCGACCGGCGGATCCTGGTCGGCGGCGCGGTGGACGAGGGCCAGCCGGTCATGCTCACGGAGTTCGGCGGCGTGGACTTCCAGCCCGGCGCGAAGCGCGAGGACGGGTGGGGCTACACCTCGGCGGTCGACGGCGACGACTGGGTGGCGCGCATCACGGCGCTCTACGACGGGGTCCGGGCGAGTGCGTTCCTGGCCGGCTCGTGCTGGACGCAGCTGACGGACACCGTGCAGGAGACGAACGGGCTGCTGCACGCCGATCGCACCCCGAAGGTCCCGATCGAGCGCATCCGCGCGGCGGTCACCGGGCGCTGA
- a CDS encoding alpha/beta fold hydrolase, giving the protein MPFITVGAENGHDIDLHYDDLGSGDPVVLIHGWPLSGRSWEGQVPALVEAGHRVIAYDRRGFGQSSQPWGGYDYDTFAADLDKLITELDLTNVTLIGFSMGGGELARYVSTYGTSKLKKLVFASAVPPYLWKSDDNPDGAVDQDLADWFSNGITGDRPAFLHQFVDMFYTPGESGEPIVSADQRAYDLAIAELASPKGTLDCTVAFATTDFRDDLTKVDVPTLVIHGDSDGIVPFEASGKRTAAAIPNAQTHVIEGGPHGVLASHTDEWNEAVLRFLAS; this is encoded by the coding sequence ATGCCCTTCATCACCGTCGGCGCCGAGAACGGCCACGACATCGACCTGCACTACGACGACCTCGGCTCCGGCGACCCGGTCGTCCTGATCCACGGCTGGCCGCTCTCCGGCCGCTCGTGGGAGGGCCAGGTCCCCGCGCTCGTCGAGGCCGGCCACCGCGTCATCGCGTACGACCGCCGTGGGTTCGGCCAGTCCTCGCAGCCGTGGGGCGGCTACGACTACGACACCTTCGCCGCGGACCTCGACAAGCTCATCACCGAGCTCGACCTGACGAACGTCACCCTGATCGGGTTCTCGATGGGCGGCGGGGAGCTCGCGCGCTACGTCTCGACCTACGGCACCTCCAAGCTCAAGAAGCTGGTGTTCGCGAGCGCCGTCCCGCCGTACCTGTGGAAGTCGGACGACAACCCCGACGGCGCGGTCGACCAGGACCTCGCCGACTGGTTCTCGAACGGCATCACGGGGGACCGTCCGGCGTTCCTGCACCAGTTCGTCGACATGTTCTACACGCCGGGGGAGTCCGGCGAGCCGATCGTGTCGGCCGACCAGCGCGCCTACGACCTGGCGATCGCCGAGCTCGCGTCGCCGAAGGGCACGCTCGACTGCACGGTGGCGTTCGCCACGACCGACTTCCGCGACGACCTGACGAAGGTCGACGTCCCGACGCTCGTCATCCACGGCGACTCGGACGGCATCGTGCCCTTCGAGGCGTCCGGCAAGCGCACTGCGGCGGCGATCCCGAACGCGCAGACCCACGTCATCGAGGGCGGGCCGCACGGCGTGCTGGCCTCGCACACGGACGAGTGGAACGAGGCGGTCCTGCGCTTCCTGGCGTCCTGA
- a CDS encoding amidase domain-containing protein — protein MTASFTRRSLLSLAGVAGIGVAVAACSRGDDTSPSATGRAGAGSSGTPSNGSSSDARPVASSIEPAQVPLAGGVTVTVTGSGLAAVRGVTVGGIAARDVQASDTTVTFTAPHQAMYTAGSADVALFTTTIEPSPSANQSSDGNGSAANDGQAGATQDQATASPTPTAAPTPDASSAVATTSVAYAALTAVDRQLEYAMRYWKDYNLAEYGTMNPIGGDCANYVSQTLIARGWQQRDDWYSRSAGAQHSATWTYCPAMDPWMTKNAATFGLTRRSLDERSKVKVGDIVFYDWNDNQSPDHVTIVSEVFTEPDGTVRIKSASHNQDGPYRDLDEMITVQHPGGTAWFHTFDA, from the coding sequence ATGACTGCTTCGTTCACGCGCCGTTCCCTGCTGTCGCTCGCCGGCGTCGCCGGCATCGGGGTCGCCGTCGCGGCCTGCTCCCGCGGCGACGACACATCGCCGAGTGCGACCGGTCGCGCCGGTGCCGGGTCCAGCGGGACGCCCTCGAACGGGTCGTCGTCGGACGCTCGCCCCGTGGCTTCCTCGATCGAGCCCGCACAGGTGCCGCTCGCCGGCGGTGTGACGGTCACGGTCACGGGATCCGGCCTCGCGGCGGTGCGGGGCGTCACGGTCGGGGGGATCGCGGCGCGTGACGTGCAGGCCTCCGACACGACGGTCACCTTCACGGCGCCGCACCAGGCGATGTACACGGCCGGGTCGGCGGACGTCGCGCTCTTCACGACGACGATCGAGCCGAGCCCGTCGGCGAACCAGTCGTCGGACGGCAACGGCAGCGCGGCGAACGACGGGCAGGCCGGCGCCACCCAGGACCAGGCGACCGCGAGCCCGACGCCGACCGCCGCACCGACGCCGGACGCCTCCTCCGCGGTCGCGACGACGTCGGTGGCGTACGCGGCGCTCACCGCGGTCGACCGGCAGCTCGAGTACGCGATGCGGTACTGGAAGGACTACAACCTCGCCGAGTACGGCACGATGAACCCGATCGGCGGGGACTGCGCGAACTACGTCAGCCAGACGCTGATCGCCCGCGGGTGGCAGCAGCGCGATGACTGGTACAGCCGGTCCGCCGGCGCGCAGCACAGTGCGACGTGGACCTACTGCCCGGCCATGGACCCGTGGATGACGAAGAACGCCGCGACGTTCGGGTTGACCCGCCGGTCCCTCGACGAGCGCAGCAAGGTCAAGGTCGGCGACATCGTGTTCTACGACTGGAACGACAACCAGTCGCCCGACCACGTGACCATCGTGTCCGAGGTCTTCACCGAGCCGGACGGCACGGTCCGCATCAAGTCGGCGAGCCACAACCAGGACGGGCCGTACCGCGACCTCGACGAGATGATCACCGTGCAGCACCCCGGCGGCACGGCCTGGTTCCACACGTTCGACGCGTAG
- a CDS encoding cytochrome c biogenesis protein ResB, giving the protein MPESHDFFVAADPESTRATVRDALVREGYTVADGDQGALLATRGSLGLTLLVGGLLNDRTFHTRLDVQLMVAPDGRAVARLLRGSGRSAVKGGALGVARGNRAFEQAANAIHASLAQAGVLTDSIPS; this is encoded by the coding sequence ATGCCCGAGAGCCACGACTTCTTCGTCGCTGCCGACCCCGAGTCCACCCGAGCGACCGTCCGCGACGCCCTCGTCCGCGAGGGCTACACCGTCGCCGACGGCGACCAGGGAGCCCTGCTCGCCACCCGCGGCAGCCTCGGCCTCACCCTGCTCGTCGGCGGCCTGCTGAACGACCGGACGTTCCACACCCGCCTCGACGTGCAGCTCATGGTCGCGCCCGACGGACGAGCGGTCGCGCGACTGCTCCGCGGGTCGGGCCGGTCGGCGGTGAAGGGCGGTGCACTCGGCGTCGCTCGGGGGAACCGGGCGTTCGAGCAGGCCGCGAACGCGATCCACGCGTCGCTCGCGCAGGCGGGCGTCCTGACGGACAGCATCCCGAGCTGA
- a CDS encoding DUF3040 domain-containing protein, with amino-acid sequence MAGIGSWGGGIVLLIAAVLWVVYLMPSWAARRQYLATERNAIRLQQTLRILAQTAELPDEVRVEMNAKSLAEAQRVARSEEAKRAAIVRAHEAARQREITRRLAEQQPKLERASSVPALTAMRMRRSRLGATLFGTLGVVVAIVVLVAAPGAWLVAVAGLVAAGGSAAVLAQLHQVAQARKARAAAGAAEATRASRPATTWTDPAPPLSTEQSTQPARDRSWTPARVPKPLYVERPAAPAPSPESSAELAARLRERVAEAKAEAEAEAAAIRAGETDPTLARVSRMRSDVEEAAASLSAHDQGRLAERLGLRAPAAAVRSESADAPERASAPERASAAQPEPEPEQPAAPSRWAGMGVIDDEVYQQTDLDAIMRRRRAV; translated from the coding sequence ATGGCAGGTATCGGCTCCTGGGGCGGCGGCATCGTCCTGCTCATCGCGGCCGTGCTCTGGGTCGTCTACCTCATGCCGTCGTGGGCGGCTCGCCGGCAGTACCTCGCCACCGAACGCAACGCGATCCGGCTCCAGCAGACCCTGCGCATCCTCGCGCAGACCGCCGAGCTCCCCGACGAGGTCCGGGTCGAGATGAACGCGAAGTCCCTGGCCGAGGCGCAGCGGGTCGCCCGGTCCGAGGAGGCGAAGCGCGCCGCGATCGTCCGCGCGCACGAGGCCGCCCGGCAGCGGGAGATCACCCGACGGCTCGCCGAGCAGCAGCCGAAGCTCGAGCGGGCGTCCTCGGTGCCCGCGTTGACCGCCATGCGGATGCGTCGTTCCCGGCTCGGGGCGACCCTGTTCGGCACGCTCGGCGTCGTCGTCGCGATCGTCGTGCTCGTCGCTGCCCCCGGTGCCTGGCTCGTCGCCGTGGCCGGGCTCGTGGCGGCCGGTGGTTCCGCAGCCGTCCTCGCGCAGCTGCACCAGGTGGCGCAGGCGCGGAAGGCGCGTGCCGCGGCCGGTGCGGCGGAGGCGACCCGGGCCTCCCGGCCGGCGACCACCTGGACGGACCCCGCACCGCCGCTGTCCACCGAGCAGTCCACGCAGCCCGCACGCGATCGGAGCTGGACCCCGGCCCGCGTGCCGAAGCCGCTGTACGTGGAGCGGCCGGCTGCGCCGGCGCCGTCGCCGGAGTCGTCCGCCGAGCTGGCCGCGCGGCTGCGCGAGCGGGTGGCCGAGGCGAAGGCCGAAGCCGAGGCCGAGGCGGCCGCGATCCGGGCGGGGGAGACCGACCCGACGCTCGCGCGGGTGTCGCGGATGCGCTCCGACGTCGAGGAGGCCGCTGCGTCGCTGTCCGCGCACGACCAGGGCCGCCTGGCGGAGCGTCTGGGCCTGCGTGCGCCCGCCGCCGCGGTGCGCTCGGAGAGTGCCGATGCGCCGGAGCGTGCGTCTGCGCCGGAGCGTGCGTCCGCGGCGCAGCCCGAGCCCGAGCCCGAGCAGCCGGCGGCCCCGAGCCGCTGGGCCGGGATGGGCGTCATCGACGACGAGGTCTACCAGCAGACCGACCTCGACGCGATCATGCGTCGTCGCCGCGCGGTCTGA